The following DNA comes from Streptomyces sp. Ag109_O5-10.
GTCACCGGTCGTATCCTGGGAGGTATGGCCGATCCCGCTTCCGTCCCCGACCTCGATCTGCGGCTCGTCCGGTACTTCACCGTCGTCGCCGGGCAGCGGCACTTCGGGCGAGCGGCGGCTGTCCTGCACATCACGCAGCCGGCGCTGAGCAGGCAGATCCAGCGGCTGGAGCAGGTGCTGGGGGCGCGGCTCTTCGACCGCACCCCGCAGGGGGCCCGCCTCACCGAGGCCGGCGAGGTGTTCCTGCCGCGGGCCGAGGCGCTGCTGCGGGCCGCGGGCGAGGCGGCCGCCGCCACCCGGGCCGCCGCCGAACCGAGCCGGATCACCGTCGGGTACATCGACGGGATCTTCGTCACCGCCGCCGTACGCGACCTGCGCCGCCGTTGTCCGGACGCCGACGTGCGGACCCTGCACCTCGACTGGGGCGAGACGCGCGAGGCCCTGCTGACGGGGCGCGTGGACGCGGTCGTGACCCGGCTGCCACTGGCCACGGAGGGCTTGCGGGTGACGGTGCTCTACGACGAGCCGCGGGTCCTGGTCGTCCCGCTGGACCACCGGCTGGCCGGGAAGGAGTCGGTGACGCTCGACGACATCGCCGGCGAGCCGCTGCCCCGCGGCCAGGATCCGCTCTGGAACGCGTTCTGGCGCGTCGATCCCCGCCCGGACGGCAGTCCGGCGCCCGACGGGCCGCTGATCGGCGCGGTGGCGGACAAGTTCGAGCACGTCGCCGCCGGGCAGGCCGTGGCGATCGTGCCCCTGGTGCCCGGCGCGGCCATCCGCCCCGACCTGACCACCGTCCCGCTGGACGGCGTCGAGCCGAGCCACGTGGTCCTGGCGACCCGCGCCGGCGACGGCCACCGGCTGACGGCCGCGTTCCGCGGGTCGGCCGAGGCGCTGTTGAGGGGGCAGCGCCCCGAAGGGGCGCGGGGACCTGCGCGACCGGCCGCGACGGCGCCGCAGTCGAGCGACGGCACATCGCGGCGCCTGCAGCAGTGAGTGGTGGCGGCTACGGCGTCAACTGGGCCTGGACGGCCGGACCGTAGCGGTTGGCGATGTCGCCGACGTCGGTGGCCGCGCCGTCGCGCAGCCGGGGGCCGCGGGCGATACCGTACATCACGCCCAGGCCGATGAGCTGGGCGACGGCGAGTTCGGCGCGCAGGTCCGGGTCGGGTCCGGTGAGCCGGGCGGCGAGGGCGTCGACCACGTGGGCGCGGAAGTTGGCGCGCAGCACCTCTCCGTGGTCGCCGTGCAGGGGTGCGAAGACGATGCGCAGCAGCGGGTCGGCGCCGCGGTCGCGCTGGCTCTCCAGGACGTGCCGCACCATGTGCCGGCCGAGGTCGTCCAGGGGTGCGTCCAGCAGGGCGGCCGCGTCGGTGTCGAAGGACATGACGCGGGCGAACAGGCTGTCCTTGTTGCCGAAGTACTTGAGGATCAGCGGCGCGCTGACCCCGGCGCGTTCGGCGACGTCCTTGAGGGTGATGTCGGCGTGCGCGCGCCGGGCCAGGAGGTACCGGGCGGCCCGGAGGATGACGGCCTTGGTGGCCTCGGCGTCCCGGCGGGCGGGAGCCGGGGCTGGTGCGGGCGCGGCGGGGGTGCCGGGGCGGGTGTTCACGGCACTCATGCTCCCTCCAGCGCGTCGTCCCTGGCACTCTCGGTCCGGCTCCGGGCCCGCGGTGTGTCGTCGGGCGCCTTGTCGCCGGGGATGGACAGGGCGGCGCAGCCGGCCACCAGGGCGACGACGCCGGCCATCGCGAAGGCCAGCAGGTAGCCGTGGAGCGTGGCGACCGGGGCGCCGCCGACGAGGCTGGTGTGGTGGGTGAGGACGGCGGCCACGGCGGCGCTGGAGGTGGCCTGGCCGATGGTGCGCATGAGGACGTTGACGCCGTTGGCGGAGGCGGTCTGGTTCGCCGGGACGGAGCGCAGGATCAGGGTGGGCAGCGCGGAGTAGGCGAGGGTGGTGCCGGTGGCGACGACGGTGGCGCCCAGGATGATCATCCAGAGGTCGCGGCTGTCGGCGATGCGGAGCACGTATCCGCAGGCGATGACCGCGGCGCCGAGGGCC
Coding sequences within:
- a CDS encoding LysR family transcriptional regulator, whose amino-acid sequence is MADPASVPDLDLRLVRYFTVVAGQRHFGRAAAVLHITQPALSRQIQRLEQVLGARLFDRTPQGARLTEAGEVFLPRAEALLRAAGEAAAATRAAAEPSRITVGYIDGIFVTAAVRDLRRRCPDADVRTLHLDWGETREALLTGRVDAVVTRLPLATEGLRVTVLYDEPRVLVVPLDHRLAGKESVTLDDIAGEPLPRGQDPLWNAFWRVDPRPDGSPAPDGPLIGAVADKFEHVAAGQAVAIVPLVPGAAIRPDLTTVPLDGVEPSHVVLATRAGDGHRLTAAFRGSAEALLRGQRPEGARGPARPAATAPQSSDGTSRRLQQ
- a CDS encoding TetR family transcriptional regulator, giving the protein MSAVNTRPGTPAAPAPAPAPARRDAEATKAVILRAARYLLARRAHADITLKDVAERAGVSAPLILKYFGNKDSLFARVMSFDTDAAALLDAPLDDLGRHMVRHVLESQRDRGADPLLRIVFAPLHGDHGEVLRANFRAHVVDALAARLTGPDPDLRAELAVAQLIGLGVMYGIARGPRLRDGAATDVGDIANRYGPAVQAQLTP